Proteins found in one Planctomycetaceae bacterium genomic segment:
- the ybeY gene encoding rRNA maturation RNase YbeY, protein MSKAKKLIVRISSTQRALRVPRKAIATLVAFVARRQRARLGEVDVAVVDARQIAAVNRRYLRHAGATDVISFDLTTPGQPIEAQIIVCGPLAVREARRRGIAPTHELLLYVLHGLLHVMGYDDQSADAAAAMAARQELLLREFLETE, encoded by the coding sequence ATGTCCAAGGCAAAAAAACTGATCGTGCGGATATCTTCCACCCAGCGGGCGCTGCGAGTTCCCCGCAAGGCGATCGCCACACTGGTCGCCTTCGTCGCGCGGCGGCAGCGGGCCCGCCTGGGTGAGGTGGACGTCGCCGTGGTAGACGCCCGCCAGATCGCCGCCGTCAACCGCCGCTACCTGCGCCACGCCGGCGCCACCGACGTCATCTCGTTCGACCTGACCACCCCCGGCCAACCCATCGAGGCCCAGATCATCGTCTGCGGACCGCTGGCCGTGAGAGAAGCCCGCCGCCGGGGCATCGCCCCCACGCACGAACTGCTGCTCTACGTGCTGCACGGACTGCTGCACGTGATGGGCTACGACGATCAGTCGGCCGACGCCGCAGCCGCCATGGCTGCCCGCCAGGAACTGCTGCTGAGGGAGTTTCTGGAAACGGAATGA
- a CDS encoding HEAT repeat domain-containing protein, producing MSAFIHYFRLHPWQRRVLTALATLVIALIAAIALAVPIRDWMLMRRLCSDDIDQRDQGLAAMRGMMQRVEPPQSIIDRLEEGLDTDDDTRFDRIAQALSAAHRFSLLSGDLARRDRLWSIRLQTTTDPQLRMEMIETTLVGGRQNQYVRRMMRLAAADADANVRIRAALLAAMLHEDAALEALLGDKEPAVRAAAALDAGLAGRSALAEKIRPLLEDKDDLAAASAAYALATMGDRRMFEALPGMIATSQPGPRQEGLLHALRLAPPQTQAKALHLIFDRASDKNPSPLAIVLAGAARYAPAGKAIRKILDQATGREDPALTEAHVLAALLAARQLAVPVEEDVYALMLHYWSPPLELTMIAAAEVLGDQLGPSLPMEIGGASPHKMLLALRAAAEYSPPLLTGQTQPAQTLAAQSAAGTMPEDRPADENLTMPLARAAAAAALWRIRPSSSYIVNEAPADEAAAGLAVLKYNRQSSAFYVHLVAGSDSTLSGDYIAWHLARIGSRKPANVDSPHAGPIPGGIELPQAFETGLGMLPLPGAPPEQRVYNENVRAAGAMLLAMAAANDDQKAAALARIVPRVQGSSRETDPYTAGAYQCALLMLGDGNFDAVRRLASNREFPQRRVLTALLWAGDVRCLDEILWTPSLTNQEVAYLLINKGIAEVVAALVKDLPPVDAVASPAVMHWQTQILRDAYLLRRGQLKSGAPR from the coding sequence ATGAGTGCGTTCATTCACTACTTCCGCCTGCATCCCTGGCAGCGACGGGTGCTGACGGCCTTGGCGACGCTGGTGATTGCCTTGATCGCCGCGATCGCGCTGGCCGTGCCCATCCGCGACTGGATGCTCATGCGCCGCCTCTGCAGCGACGACATCGACCAGCGCGACCAGGGCCTGGCGGCGATGAGGGGGATGATGCAGCGCGTCGAGCCGCCCCAGTCGATCATCGACCGCCTGGAAGAAGGCCTCGATACCGACGACGACACGCGCTTCGACCGCATCGCCCAGGCCCTCAGTGCGGCGCATCGGTTCTCTTTGCTCAGCGGCGACCTGGCCCGGCGCGACCGCCTCTGGAGCATCCGCCTGCAGACCACCACCGACCCGCAACTGCGCATGGAGATGATCGAGACCACGCTCGTCGGCGGGAGGCAGAACCAGTACGTCCGGCGCATGATGCGCCTGGCGGCCGCCGACGCCGACGCGAACGTGCGCATCCGCGCCGCCCTGCTAGCGGCAATGCTGCACGAGGACGCGGCGCTGGAGGCGCTGCTGGGCGACAAGGAACCCGCCGTCCGCGCCGCGGCGGCTCTGGACGCCGGGCTGGCCGGGCGCAGCGCCCTGGCCGAAAAGATCCGCCCCCTGCTGGAGGACAAAGACGACCTGGCCGCCGCCTCGGCGGCGTACGCCCTGGCGACGATGGGCGATCGGCGGATGTTCGAGGCGCTGCCGGGCATGATCGCCACGAGCCAACCGGGGCCGCGGCAGGAAGGCCTCCTCCACGCCCTGCGCCTGGCCCCGCCGCAGACGCAGGCCAAGGCACTGCACCTCATCTTCGATCGCGCCAGCGATAAGAATCCCTCGCCCCTGGCGATTGTGCTGGCCGGGGCGGCCCGTTATGCCCCCGCTGGTAAGGCTATCCGCAAGATACTGGATCAGGCCACGGGGAGAGAGGACCCCGCCCTGACGGAGGCGCACGTCCTGGCGGCGCTGCTGGCGGCCCGGCAACTGGCTGTCCCAGTGGAGGAAGATGTCTATGCGCTGATGTTGCACTATTGGTCGCCGCCGCTTGAACTGACCATGATCGCCGCGGCGGAGGTACTGGGCGATCAATTGGGCCCTTCCCTGCCCATGGAGATAGGCGGCGCCTCGCCCCACAAAATGCTCTTGGCCCTGCGCGCAGCGGCGGAGTACTCCCCTCCGCTGCTGACTGGGCAAACTCAGCCTGCACAGACGCTGGCTGCCCAAAGCGCCGCGGGCACCATGCCGGAGGATCGTCCTGCCGACGAAAACCTCACGATGCCCCTGGCGCGGGCGGCGGCCGCGGCGGCACTGTGGCGGATCAGACCCTCATCCTCTTATATCGTCAACGAGGCGCCGGCGGACGAAGCGGCCGCAGGGCTGGCGGTTCTGAAGTACAATCGCCAATCCAGCGCGTTCTATGTGCACCTGGTCGCCGGCAGCGACTCGACCCTTTCCGGCGATTACATCGCCTGGCATCTGGCGCGGATAGGCTCCAGGAAGCCTGCCAATGTAGATTCGCCACATGCTGGGCCAATCCCCGGTGGTATAGAGTTGCCGCAAGCTTTCGAAACCGGCCTGGGCATGCTGCCTCTGCCCGGCGCGCCGCCTGAGCAGCGGGTCTACAACGAGAACGTCCGAGCCGCCGGCGCCATGCTGCTGGCGATGGCCGCCGCCAACGATGACCAGAAAGCCGCCGCCCTGGCCCGCATCGTCCCGCGGGTCCAAGGCAGCAGCCGCGAAACCGACCCCTACACGGCCGGGGCGTACCAGTGCGCCCTGTTGATGCTGGGCGACGGCAATTTCGACGCCGTGCGGCGGCTGGCGTCCAATCGCGAGTTCCCCCAGCGGCGCGTGCTGACCGCCCTTCTCTGGGCCGGCGACGTGCGCTGCCTCGACGAGATCCTGTGGACGCCCTCGCTGACGAACCAGGAGGTCGCCTACCTGCTCATCAACAAGGGCATCGCCGAGGTGGTCGCCGCACTGGTCAAGGACCTGCCGCCCGTCGACGCCGTGGCGTCGCCGGCCGTGATGCACTGGCAGACGCAGATCCTGCGCGACGCCTACCTGCTCCGCCGCGGGCAGCTCAAGTCCGGAGCGCCCCGATGA
- a CDS encoding ComF family protein has protein sequence MSIAAGLSARIAHAAAAVTELVWPEVCAACAAAPCPNDALCDDCGRKLLGLIAVAYCPQCGASLGPNIPARDDGCWQCPQVLPRYSEVVRLGPYSGPLRDLVRQIKYRRRQRMTARLSEMLVQRLDIQCPQRAVDLVFPVPMHWRRRLWRGFDHARELAARLARRLDAAMGDELIRVRHTQPQTTLSRTARRRNMHGAFAMSGNASLDGACVLLVDDVTTTGATADEAARVLLSAGASAVILAVLAKAESQRNYEPAGEISPQSSQRSQSC, from the coding sequence ATGAGCATCGCCGCCGGTCTTTCCGCCCGCATTGCCCACGCCGCCGCCGCGGTGACCGAGCTGGTGTGGCCGGAAGTTTGCGCCGCCTGCGCCGCGGCCCCCTGCCCCAACGACGCACTCTGCGACGACTGCGGCCGCAAGCTGCTGGGGCTGATCGCCGTGGCGTATTGCCCGCAATGCGGGGCGTCGCTTGGACCCAACATTCCCGCCCGCGACGACGGCTGTTGGCAGTGCCCTCAAGTGCTGCCCCGCTACAGCGAGGTGGTGCGCCTTGGACCGTACAGCGGTCCGCTGCGCGACCTGGTGCGGCAGATCAAGTATCGCCGCCGCCAGCGCATGACCGCCCGCCTGAGTGAAATGCTCGTCCAGCGCCTGGACATACAGTGCCCGCAGCGGGCGGTGGACCTGGTATTCCCCGTGCCGATGCACTGGCGGCGAAGGCTCTGGCGCGGGTTCGACCACGCGCGGGAACTGGCGGCCAGACTCGCCCGCCGGCTCGACGCCGCCATGGGCGACGAACTGATCCGCGTGCGACACACGCAGCCGCAGACGACGCTGTCCCGCACCGCCCGGCGGCGGAACATGCACGGCGCCTTTGCCATGAGCGGAAATGCGTCGCTCGACGGGGCGTGCGTGCTGCTGGTGGACGACGTGACCACCACCGGCGCTACGGCCGACGAGGCGGCGCGCGTCCTGCTTTCGGCCGGAGCGTCGGCGGTTATCCTGGCGGTGCTGGCCAAGGCCGAATCGCAGCGCAATTACGAGCCCGCCGGGGAGATTTCACCGCAGAGTTCGCAGAGATCGCAGAGTTGTTGA
- a CDS encoding class II fumarate hydratase has translation MAQDRIERDSLGPMPVPADALYAAQTARAVDNFPISGWPMPAEFIAAVARIKRAAAAVHKAAGRITPDLADAIAQAAGEIIEGRHRGQFPVDVFQTGSGTSTNMNVNEVIAARAAQLTGAAVHANDHVNMGQSSNDVIPTAIHLAAAMAIHDRLVPALRALSEAIKLKAAAFDSVLKIGRTHLMDAVPMRLGQEFSGFAAQIDACLTGLQAATAGLCEVALGGTAVGTGLNAPAGFAAAVCKILAAEAHLPIHEAGNHFAAQSAPAGALAASGTLRSTALAMGRVASDIRLLASGPRCGLAELRLPALQPGSSIMPGKVNPVICESVIQVACQVVGCDAAIAAGATGGVGSILQLNVAMPLIASNLLTAINLLTNAAKVFAEKCIAGIEADESRCRQSLEQSLAMVTALVPRIGYDAAAAIAKQASASGKTVRQVCLENKILPPDELDKLLDPVTQAGQ, from the coding sequence ATGGCGCAAGACCGAATCGAGCGAGACTCGCTGGGACCGATGCCCGTGCCGGCCGATGCGCTCTACGCCGCGCAGACCGCTCGTGCCGTTGACAACTTTCCCATCTCCGGCTGGCCCATGCCCGCCGAGTTCATCGCCGCCGTCGCACGCATCAAACGCGCCGCCGCCGCGGTGCATAAGGCCGCCGGACGCATCACGCCCGACCTGGCCGATGCGATCGCGCAGGCGGCCGGCGAGATCATCGAAGGCCGCCACCGCGGGCAGTTTCCCGTCGACGTTTTCCAGACCGGCAGCGGCACCAGCACCAACATGAACGTCAACGAGGTGATCGCCGCCCGCGCCGCCCAATTGACGGGCGCCGCCGTCCACGCCAACGACCATGTCAACATGGGCCAGTCCTCCAACGACGTGATCCCCACGGCGATTCACCTTGCCGCCGCGATGGCCATTCATGACCGCCTGGTCCCCGCCCTGCGGGCGCTGTCGGAGGCGATCAAGCTCAAGGCCGCCGCGTTTGACTCGGTCCTCAAGATCGGCCGCACGCACCTGATGGACGCCGTGCCCATGCGCCTGGGGCAGGAGTTCTCGGGCTTCGCGGCGCAGATCGACGCGTGCCTGACGGGCTTGCAGGCGGCGACGGCGGGACTGTGCGAGGTGGCGTTGGGCGGCACGGCCGTGGGCACCGGGCTCAACGCCCCGGCGGGCTTTGCTGCAGCCGTATGCAAGATCCTCGCGGCCGAAGCGCACCTGCCTATCCACGAGGCGGGCAATCATTTTGCCGCTCAGTCCGCGCCGGCGGGGGCCCTGGCCGCCTCTGGCACGCTGCGATCGACAGCGCTGGCGATGGGGCGCGTGGCCTCGGACATCCGCCTGCTGGCGTCGGGCCCCCGGTGCGGGCTGGCCGAGCTTCGCCTGCCGGCGCTGCAACCGGGCAGCAGCATCATGCCCGGCAAGGTCAACCCGGTCATCTGCGAGAGCGTCATCCAGGTCGCCTGCCAGGTCGTCGGATGCGACGCGGCGATCGCGGCCGGCGCCACCGGCGGCGTCGGCAGTATCCTGCAGCTCAACGTCGCCATGCCGCTGATCGCCAGCAACCTGCTGACGGCAATCAACCTGCTCACCAACGCCGCCAAGGTCTTCGCCGAGAAATGCATCGCCGGCATCGAAGCCGACGAGTCTCGCTGCCGCCAGTCGCTCGAGCAATCCCTGGCGATGGTGACCGCCCTGGTGCCGAGAATCGGCTACGACGCCGCCGCCGCCATCGCCAAGCAAGCCAGCGCCTCGGGCAAAACGGTGCGCCAAGTGTGCCTGGAAAACAAAATCCTGCCGCCGGATGAACTGGACAAGCTGCTTGACCCTGTGACGCAGGCGGGCCAATAA